One part of the Lysobacterales bacterium genome encodes these proteins:
- the ruvA gene encoding Holliday junction branch migration protein RuvA — MIGRLRGTLIHKAPPQIVVDVHGVGYELEAPMSTFYDLPEVGREVSLFTHYAQKEDSVSLYGFLKDGERRLFRELQKVTGIGAKIALAVLSGVSVDEFARLLQAGDVTALTRIPGIGKKTAERMLVELRDKASNMGGSGLSFVPTPGAAVPADPLSEAIVALQQLGYKGVEAQRMAEKAREEGDTAEAIIRKALKSALRT; from the coding sequence ATGATCGGTCGCTTGCGCGGCACCCTGATCCACAAGGCCCCTCCGCAGATCGTGGTCGACGTGCACGGCGTCGGCTACGAGCTGGAGGCGCCGATGAGCACCTTCTATGACCTGCCCGAGGTCGGCCGCGAGGTCAGCCTGTTCACCCACTACGCGCAGAAGGAAGACTCGGTTTCGCTCTACGGGTTCCTGAAGGACGGCGAGCGCCGGCTGTTCCGCGAGCTGCAGAAGGTCACTGGCATCGGCGCCAAGATCGCGCTGGCCGTGCTCTCGGGCGTGTCGGTGGACGAGTTCGCGCGCCTGCTGCAAGCCGGCGACGTCACCGCACTCACGCGCATTCCCGGCATCGGCAAGAAGACCGCCGAGCGCATGCTGGTCGAGCTGCGCGACAAGGCCTCGAACATGGGCGGCAGCGGCCTGAGCTTCGTGCCGACGCCGGGTGCCGCAGTACCCGCTGACCCCTTGAGCGAGGCGATCGTGGCCCTGCAGCAGCTGGGCTACAAGGGCGTGGAAGCCCAGCGCATGGCCGAGAAGGCACGCGAGGAAGGCGATACAGCCGAGGCGATCATTCGCAAGGCTCTCAAGTCCGCGCTGCGGACTTGA
- the ruvC gene encoding crossover junction endodeoxyribonuclease RuvC, whose translation MSTRILGIDPGSVRTGVGIVDADSTGRCVHVHHEALHVGLEDEFPKRLRGILDGLWSLIDRFAPHEVAIERVFLSRNPDSALKLGQARGAAICAVVARDIGVHEYSPMQIKGAVVGRGAADKTQVQHMVGVLLGIDGKLQADAADALAVAITHAHTRTLAARTGVAASQLIRRRGSRR comes from the coding sequence GTGAGCACCCGTATCCTCGGCATCGACCCCGGCTCGGTCCGCACCGGCGTCGGCATTGTGGATGCCGACAGCACCGGCCGCTGCGTGCATGTGCATCACGAGGCGCTTCACGTGGGACTGGAGGACGAGTTCCCGAAGCGCCTGCGCGGGATTCTCGACGGCCTGTGGTCGCTGATCGATCGCTTCGCCCCGCATGAGGTCGCGATCGAGCGCGTGTTCCTGTCGCGCAATCCGGACTCGGCGCTGAAGCTGGGCCAGGCGAGAGGCGCGGCGATCTGCGCCGTGGTGGCGCGCGATATCGGCGTGCACGAGTACTCGCCCATGCAGATCAAGGGCGCCGTGGTCGGCCGCGGTGCCGCCGACAAGACCCAGGTGCAGCACATGGTCGGCGTGCTGCTCGGCATCGACGGCAAACTGCAGGCCGACGCCGCCGACGCGCTGGCGGTAGCGATCACCCACGCGCATACCCGGACCCTGGCCGCCCGCACCGGCGTGGCGGCTTCCCAACTCATTCGACGTCGAGGCAGCAGACGATGA